A window from Equus caballus isolate H_3958 breed thoroughbred chromosome 8, TB-T2T, whole genome shotgun sequence encodes these proteins:
- the GRP gene encoding gastrin-releasing peptide isoform X3: MRGCELPLVLLALVLCQAPRGPAAPVSAGGGTVLAKMYPRGNHWAVGHLMGKKSTGESPDVYEGQSVKQQLREHIQWEEAARNLLSLLEAKGSRSHQSPQWEPLGVGQSALDSEESSNFKDVGSKPGKWVGGLSAPGSQREGRNPQLN; this comes from the exons ATGCGCGGCTGCGAGCTCCCGCTCGTCCTGCTGGCGCTGGTCCTCTGCCAGGCGCCCCGGGGGCCAGCCGCTCCGGTGTCGGCGGGCGGAGGGACCGTGCTGGCCAAGATGTACCCGCGCGGCAACCACTGGGCGGTGG ggCACTTAATGGGCAAAAAGAGCACAGGAGAGTCCCCAGATGTTTATGAGGGCCAGAGCGTGAAGCAGCAGCTGAGGGAGCACATTCAGTGGGAAGAAGCTGCAAGGAATTTGCTAAGCCTCTTGGAAGCAAAGGGGAGCAGAAGCCATCAGTCACCTCAATGGGAGCCCCTGGGCGTTGGTCAGTCTGCTTTGGATTCTGAGGAGAGCAGCAACTTTAAAGATGTAGGTTCAAAACCAgggaagtggg ttggtgGACTCTCTGCTCCAGGTTCTCAACGTGAAGGAAGGAACCCCCAGCTAAACTGA
- the GRP gene encoding gastrin-releasing peptide isoform X2, with amino-acid sequence MRGCELPLVLLALVLCQAPRGPAAPVSAGGGTVLAKMYPRGNHWAVGHLMGKKSTGESPDVYEGQSVKQQLREHIQWEEAARNLLSLLEAKGSRSHQSPQWEPLGVGQSALDSEESSNFKDVLNVKEGTPS; translated from the exons ATGCGCGGCTGCGAGCTCCCGCTCGTCCTGCTGGCGCTGGTCCTCTGCCAGGCGCCCCGGGGGCCAGCCGCTCCGGTGTCGGCGGGCGGAGGGACCGTGCTGGCCAAGATGTACCCGCGCGGCAACCACTGGGCGGTGG ggCACTTAATGGGCAAAAAGAGCACAGGAGAGTCCCCAGATGTTTATGAGGGCCAGAGCGTGAAGCAGCAGCTGAGGGAGCACATTCAGTGGGAAGAAGCTGCAAGGAATTTGCTAAGCCTCTTGGAAGCAAAGGGGAGCAGAAGCCATCAGTCACCTCAATGGGAGCCCCTGGGCGTTGGTCAGTCTGCTTTGGATTCTGAGGAGAGCAGCAACTTTAAAGAT GTTCTCAACGTGAAGGAAGGAACCCCCAGCTAA
- the GRP gene encoding gastrin-releasing peptide isoform X1 — protein sequence MRGCELPLVLLALVLCQAPRGPAAPVSAGGGTVLAKMYPRGNHWAVGHLMGKKSTGESPDVYEGQSVKQQLREHIQWEEAARNLLSLLEAKGSRSHQSPQWEPLGVGQSALDSEESSNFKDLVDSLLQVLNVKEGTPS from the exons ATGCGCGGCTGCGAGCTCCCGCTCGTCCTGCTGGCGCTGGTCCTCTGCCAGGCGCCCCGGGGGCCAGCCGCTCCGGTGTCGGCGGGCGGAGGGACCGTGCTGGCCAAGATGTACCCGCGCGGCAACCACTGGGCGGTGG ggCACTTAATGGGCAAAAAGAGCACAGGAGAGTCCCCAGATGTTTATGAGGGCCAGAGCGTGAAGCAGCAGCTGAGGGAGCACATTCAGTGGGAAGAAGCTGCAAGGAATTTGCTAAGCCTCTTGGAAGCAAAGGGGAGCAGAAGCCATCAGTCACCTCAATGGGAGCCCCTGGGCGTTGGTCAGTCTGCTTTGGATTCTGAGGAGAGCAGCAACTTTAAAGAT ttggtgGACTCTCTGCTCCAGGTTCTCAACGTGAAGGAAGGAACCCCCAGCTAA